GTCTTTACCACGGCTACGAGAGCACAGCATCACATGAGAGGGCCCTCTTTTCACCTGGAAGTAAACGGCGATGGCTTATTGAGGCGCACATGGTGTGGGAGCGACGCCACCTACCCCTGACTAACTAACACTACTACTACTAAGATTTGGATTTTGGAAGAATGCTACAATGGTACGGAGGGAGAAACAgtgctgcttttttttttatcttttttttaaactatATTCTTTTGTATTCTGCTCcgttctcctttttttttttctttcttctttgacaGGGACCTCTATTTGAAATGGCGCTCGATGGGAAGGGCAAATAAATGAGAAattagaaagaaagaaaaaagggcctttttttctttttttttgcaaagtGCCTCTCTTACTTTCTTAGATATAAAAGTGCTgtggccctttttttaaCGAGTCTTAAGATGAAGGGGCGGAGATGGATCAATGCGATGCATAGGGATCGGGTTGGGGAGGAGGATATTGGCTGGGCCAggatctttttttccctattCCATCTACTATACTTTTTTCAACTTAATGTGATGGTCCTACGAAGAATGTTTACGCTCATGTTCATGTTCATACGTGTATAACGTATTTTTTATCTAACCTCATGTATGAGTAGAACCATGGTCTTCACATAGGAGTATAGCAGAGAAGCGTCGTTTCTCGACTTGTTGTATATTCCGTACATGTGCAGTAACATAAGCTAACTGTTTGAACCATCCGATCTCTCCTTCAGACTACTATTTCCCTTTGCGCAAAGTGATGAGattgtcctttttttgttccttttttcaATGTTTTCATAACGTCCTGACCTTCAGCCTCGTCGGCATGACTGGAGTTAGCTAATAAATACGCATGATGAACTAATCAACGTAAAACCGCCTTTATCCTTGTTCCTCCTGTCACCTCAGAGACATTCTTCTCCGTATACGCATCTCTGCTAATAGACACTTGCCGGGAAGAATACATTTCCCCTCGCTTCTCACACATCTCCTTAGAGACAGTCTTCGCCCTGCACCAGTCTGCTGTACCTCTTGTCTCTCGCTCCAGCAACCTCGCGGCGCGGACTCTCCACCACAGGACGAATAGTAGCGTCGCTATCTCTTCCCCAGGTGCGAACAGTCGAAGGTGTGtgcggcggaggcggatAGACGTCAATGTTGCGAGCAAGCGGGGGGGCGAACGACGGCGCGCTCAGGTACGGATTCCATGGGCGACTGGGTGTCGTATCCTGCCAGGTCGAGGATCAGGCCTCCCTCGTTGGGCATTCTGGTGACGAGGCCGTCAGAGGTGAGCTGCATTTCCGGAGCATCCTGCTCGTAGCTGTGACGATAGTCGTAGTCAGAGACCATGGCATTGACGGTAGGCGTAGTTCTAGCtgcgatggcggcgtcgcCGTGCATATCGTAATGGCTTTGACGTTGATACTGAGGCTGGGCGGTGTTGAGAGAGATTCCGTGTAGAGTCTCTTCAGAATCAGTAGCCCAGTAGGCCCACGGGTCAAGTTCGTCATCCACCTCGACAATGCCGTTGATGATGGTAACCTGCTGTCCTTGAGAACCGGAGATGTAGATGGATCTCGCTTCATAGCCATGATGAGGGCCGCGGTGAGCTTGGTGATAGAATCTACCGACATcttcggcggcagcggcagcagcagcagcagccgcagccgcagcagctcgtcgacgATAAATAGCACCTTGACAGTCGAAGCATTCCTTTGGAATGAGGAGATAGACCACGCCGAGAAGGACGTTGAGAAAGATGAGAACAGCCAggatgatggccatgacgaGGTAGACGGAGGAGGACTTGTGCTCGTCGTCTGAGgaagccatgatgatgaagtgCCGATATCGGGTTTGAACAGACAAATGGGTGAATGACCAGAATTTCTCTGAATTTGATAGATCTTGGAAGATTATAGAAAAGAGTTGACGAGAAATCAAAGAGAGTTACTGCCGACGATGGCCAGCTTGGAGTTGCTCCCGCGAGAAAAGGCTTTGGGGGAGCGTGACTGACTTACGCTGGAGAATCAAGAAACGCGTATGAGCAAGGAAAATTCTGAAATTTTAGAATCGGATGGAAAATATcaggttttttctttttcgtcgCCTGATGACGTTGCgcagctggcagctggcaggAGAGGCCGGCAGCCCTCTTGCCTATTTCCATGGCAGCTGTCACGGCATGTATCGAGCCATTGATGTGAATGGATTTAGTTGCATGCGAATAGAATATAAGAATGATGAAATCTTCCATAAATCAAATTTAATAGAAGATCTGTATCGATATTCCGTGATGATGCCTGGCATATGTTGCTGCATACCAAGTAACTTGGCATACAAATACAGGTGGACGAATGATCCGTCAGGCAACTGGCCTGTATCTTCCCTCGGTTTATATATCCGACTTCACCCAGAACATTTCCCATCTCCCTCTATAAACCGCCATCTCTGCATCTGCTCTCTCACCACTGCCCATCTTATATCATAATCGTATAGTAAGTACATCGTATCGATAACCACATACAGCCAAGTACGTACCCTGCCAATCTAGATCCCTGCATCCACTCCCACCAATAGCGGCCTCCTGGTTCCGCCGAGAATACGTGTATACGCCCGCCCAGGTCCTCTTTTTCAGGGCACTCCAAGGCTTTGGGTCTTCGGCAATTATTTCTATACGTGTATTCCTGGACGACACCTGCATTTTGACTTTTTCAAACTGTTGCAGACCTGCTCTATATTTTGATATCCAATTTATATGCACATGTTTGTCGTACTCTTTATTCGCGTGAATGAGTTTCCAGCCAAGTGCAGTGTTGGTACAAGAAAGTACAAAGTACCAAATACGTTGGTGCCGTCTGTTTGCTGCATGCGGCCAAACGATATCGTCACATGCAAAACACCACAATCAGGCTCGGG
This portion of the Trichoderma atroviride chromosome 6, complete sequence genome encodes:
- a CDS encoding uncharacterized protein (EggNog:ENOG41~TransMembrane:1 (i12-38o)); protein product: MASSDDEHKSSSVYLVMAIILAVLIFLNVLLGVVYLLIPKECFDCQGAIYRRRAAAAAAAAAAAAAAEDVGRFYHQAHRGPHHGYEARSIYISGSQGQQVTIINGIVEVDDELDPWAYWATDSEETLHGISLNTAQPQYQRQSHYDMHGDAAIAARTTPTVNAMVSDYDYRHSYEQDAPEMQLTSDGLVTRMPNEGGLILDLAGYDTQSPMESVPERAVVRPPACSQH